The following proteins are co-located in the Leptodactylus fuscus isolate aLepFus1 chromosome 8, aLepFus1.hap2, whole genome shotgun sequence genome:
- the SCNN1B gene encoding epithelial sodium channel subunit beta, with amino-acid sequence MNKVKRYFTRALHRIQKGPGYTYKELLVWFCNNTNTHGPKRIISEGPKKRVMWFILTLFFAALVFWQWGLVIQTYLSYGVSVSLSIGFNTMVFPAVTVCNANPFKYSRVKPFLQELDALVLTALDRIQYSSQRNGNLSFPTNTTQNVTLDPSLWNHIPLVVIDENDPENPLVYDIFDSNTNYSQINATNDNNQTTYAERFKVAIQLCTNNGTKCQYRNFTSGLQAIEEWYLLQFSSIFSKISLHDKIEMGYKAEDMILTCMFGGEACSYRNFTHIYDQNYGNCYIFNWGQEGQPLMDSANPGADFGLTLVLDIDQEEYIPYLQSTAAARLILHQQRSFPFLKDLGIYAMPGTETSIAVLVDQTEHLEAPYSSCTMNGSDIPVANLYEKYNSSYSIQSCLRSCFQEAMVKQCKCAHYLFPLPDGAHYCNNMEDSDWVPCYYQIFDSVAEREQCINLCQQPCNDSNYKMTISMADWPSAAAEDWIFHVLSYEKEGSEKITVNRDGIVKLNIYFQEFNYRSVSESATTNVVWLLSNLGGQFGFWMGGSVLCIIEFGEIIIDCIWITILKLLAWTKSRKEKRRRPEFPEPPPTVSELVEAYTNPGFQQEEEVQVATPIPGTPPPKYDSLRVQQMDDAIEVISSDEE; translated from the exons ATGAATAAAGTGAAACGATATTTCACAAGGGCCCTTCACCGGATACAGAAGGGTCCGGGTTACACCTATAAGGAGCTGCTGGTCTGGTTCTGCAATAACACCAACACTCATGGACCCAAGCGAATTATCTCGGAGGGACCCAAGAAAAGAGTGATGTGGTTCATCCTGACCCTCTTCTTTGCTGCCCTTGTCTTCTGGCAGTGGGGCCTTGTCATACAAACCTATCTGtcctatggggtcagtgtgtccCTCTCCATAGGGTTTAACACCATGGTGTTCCCGGCTGTGACCGTCTGCAATGCTAATCCTTTTAA ATATTCACGTGTTAAACCATTCCTACAAGAGTTGGACGCGCTGGTTCTCACAGCTTTGGACCGGATCCAGTACTCCAGCCAAAGGAACGGTAACTTGTCGTTTCCAACAAACACCACCCAAAACGTGACCCTTGACCCCAGTCTGTGGAATCACATACCACTGGTTGTCATTGACGAAAACGACCCTGAAAATCCATTGGTGTACGACATCTTTGATAGCAACACCAATTATTCTCAGATCAACGCGACCAACGACAACAACCAGACGACCTACGCCGAGAGGTTCAAAGTGGCCATTCAACTG TGCACCAACAATGGGACGAAATGTCAATACAGGAACTTTACAAGCGGCCTTCAAGCCATCGAGGAATGGTATCTTCTGCAGTTTTCCAGCATCTTCTCAAAAATATCATTACACGACAAGATTGAGATGGGCTACAAGGCAGAAGACATGATCCTCACCTGCATGTTTGGTGGGGAGGCCTGCAGTTACAG AAATTTCACGCACATCTACGATCAGAACTATGGAAACTGCTACATCTTCAACTGGGGCCAAGAAGGCCAACCTCTAATGGATTCAGCTAACCCAGGAGCAGATTTCG GACTGACATTGGTTCTGGACATAGATCAGGAAGAATACATCCCATATCTCCAGAGCACAGCCGCCGCCAGACTCATTCTCCACCAGCAGAGAAGTTTCCCGTTCCTTAAGGACTTGGGGATTTACGCCATGCCGGGGACAGAGACCTCCATAGCTGTTCTCGTG GACCAGACCGAGCACTTGGAGGCTCCTTACTCTTCCTGCACAATGAATGGCTCCGATATTCCGGTAGCAAATCTCTATGAAAAATACAACAGTTCATACTCAATCCAG TCTTGCCTACGTTCGTGTTTCCAGGAAGCCATGGTGAAACAGTGCAAATGCGCTCACTATTTATTTCCACTCCCGGATGGGGCCCATTACTGCAACAACATGGAAGATTCAGACTGGG TGCCCTGCTACTACCAGATTTTTGACTCTGTGGCGGAGAGAGAACAGTGCATTAACCTTTGCCAGCAGCCGTGCAA tgacagtaactaTAAAATGACCATCTCTATGGCAGACTGGCCCTCCGCTGCAGCAGAG GACTGGATTTTTCATGTTCTTTCTTATGAAAAAGAAGGCAGCGAAAAGATAACAGTGAACAG AGATGGCATCGTCAAACTGAACATTTACTTCCAGGAATTCAACTACCGCAGCGTTTCAGAGTCTGCGACCACCAAT GTGGTATGGCTACTATCCAACTTAGGTGGTCAGTTTGGATTCTGGAtgggaggatctgtcctgtgcatcATTGAGTTTGGAGAAATCATTATAGACTGCATTTGGATTACGATACTCAAGCTTCTTGCCTGGACCAAATCTAGAAAAGAGAAGAGGAGACGACCTGAGTTCCCTGAACCGCCACCTACGGTGTCTGAGCTGGTGGAAGCCTACACCAACCCTGGCTTCCAACAAGAAGAAGAAGTCCAAGTAGCTACGCCCATACCAGGCACCCCACCTCCGAAGTATGACTCTCTACGGGTGCAACAGATGGACGACGCAATAGAAGTCATATCGAGTGATGAGGAATGA